The sequence ttatttaagttattttatgcttttaaaaaaGAAGTTATTTTATGTTTGAGCTTTGATTTCATACTATACTTGCTcatatattcttcttcttttttgtaacACCACTACTTACTCATATATTCagtaaattttttattgtaCTAAAGAAAACAGGTTTCTTATGCAATCAGGCAAAGTTGAGGAGGTAGAGTTAAACAAATTCTTTGGCATATTGTAATGAAATATCAATCATGAATGATGACTACTGTATACTTTGCAAATAGAGTTAATTTATCTAAGAATCTAAACTGTACTTCTTGTTCCATATTCTTTTCTCGTAAACATCTAATCCATATAGTTACACCAAATTCCATTCCGTTTCATCATCACaactaaaaaagttaatgaCAGACACTTCTTATCAAACATATACCCCGACCAAGAAACCTGGTTCATTCCGGATTCGACTAATAGTCCTAAATATAGATAGTTTTTCTAAAGCaatctttaaataaaaattcatatttgtATGTGTTATTTAACTGAAACCAAAGTCAGATAGTTTTTTCAGGAAATTGTTTGAACATATTGTAACTCGAGACTCGAGAGATATATTTTAACTGCATAACACACCCATAATATTCACCACCAAAAATCTCGTTGTGACTTATATGGATAATTCTATTTTTGTACCAAAAACAAAAcgtcaataaatattttaaaataaatgtttggtTCATTTGTCGAGTTCGATTaatttatatactaatattatatatttaccacACTAAGtgatatttaaagttttgaatACAAACCTACATCATCTAAGTTTTAATTCTTTGTATAaccaatattattatttatcatcTAACTATACTATATCTTATTCAAACTATGATAAAATAATCTGAAAAATTGTCAAAATACTTTTTAAGACATTCTTTTTGGGGTGCATATGTTAAGATTACATACTTCAGTtcaaatcttaatttttaaaacatcacttGGAGGGAAATCTATTTTCTACAAAATGCCATTTCTTATACTATAAATTCCCCTTATGAGTTAAACGAGAAGCTAATTAATTAaggaataatttaaattaatgtcAAATACGTGTTATAGTTTAATTCTTCATTGGGAAAAAGCAAGCTGATGGCTAAAGTATGAACATTTTCCAATATTACGTAGTCTATAAATTCCCAAGAACCTGTGGATTCACTTTCAGTTTTCATCTCAAAGCACTAAAAGTCTCTCTACTTTTTTCTATCTCTCTATTCAGTAGAGACTACTTTTTTCTATCTCTCTATTCAGTTATGCATGGATAGAGGCATAGAGCTTATTAGGAGATTCCAAAcccataaaaacaaaaataaaacacataaatagcaTTTGTAAGGAAATTGAAAGTATGGAAAAttcaatgaagaagaagacctTCACAGAGAGTGAAGAAGTAGAGCTCAGAAGAGGGCCTTGGACTCTTGAGGAAGACACTCTTCTCACAAATTACATTCTCCAGAACAGTGAAGGCCGTTGGAACGTCGTCGCCAAATGTGCTGGTAACTGATTAAACATGGTTTTGATTTACAATTAGAGATACTCTAACTTTACTATAACCACTCTCTTTATTTTcgtgaaaatatgaaaacagGGCTAAAGAGAAACGGGAAAAGTTGTAGATTGAGATGGTTGAATTATTTGAAACCTGACATCAGGCGAGGGAATCTCAGTCCCCAAGAACAGCTTCTGATCCTTGATCTCCACTCTAAATGGGGTAATAGGTGTGTCAACCTTCGATCTCATAATCAATTCTTGTTTTTATATTACCAAAAAGTTCCCGACCTTGGACcataatgtataaactttgtgtGTATTTAAGGTGGTCCAAGATAGCACAGTACTTGCCAGGAAGAACGGACAACGAGATCAAGAACTATTGGAGAACAAGAGTTCAGAAACAAGCTCGACAGCTCAACATCGAATCTAACAGCGACAAATTCTTTGACGCTGTTCGTAGTTTCTGGGTCCCCAGATTAATAGAGAAAATGGAGCAGAACCCATCAAATACTTATTGTTGTCcccaaaacaacaacaataacaataactctcttcttcctccttctcAGTCTTACGACTCAATGAGTAAACAAACATATACTGATATCTCGGGTAAGAACCCGGGTATAAGCAACACCGATGGTTCTGCTTCGAGCTCCACTTTCATGCCTGATCTTATGACGGTCCCACACTTCATGGATCACAACACCATCATCGATTCTTCGATGTGTTACCATgaaggcaatgatcaagaactCGGTGGATATATTCCTGGGATGGAGGAGTATTACATGAGAAATTCAGACATATCAACGGATTGTCACGTGGCGGAAGCGTACGAGGATGTCACACAAGATCCCATGTGGAATGTGGATGACATTTGGCAGTTTAGGGGCTAACTGTCAGTCAAGAGACCTATGTACTATGGTTGGAGCCTAGGGTGGAGCCCAATACATGGTTTTATTTATCTACTATAGTAAAATacttttcattttagtttatgatCAAAAAGTTGTTGGATAAGTATTTATACTACTGATAGTTGCTATAAGTACTCTTTGATTTCATGTCCTTTGTATAAGTCTATTTGCtcagattaaatatatattaagacgATTCTTCAGAGTAGATATGTACGAACATGTTTGCGCAGAATATATACATGCACCaagctttcaaaaaaaaaaagaatacatgCACTAATAAATCAGGTCAAGTT is a genomic window of Brassica napus cultivar Da-Ae chromosome A2, Da-Ae, whole genome shotgun sequence containing:
- the LOC106409629 gene encoding transcription factor MYB62; protein product: MENSMKKKTFTESEEVELRRGPWTLEEDTLLTNYILQNSEGRWNVVAKCAGLKRNGKSCRLRWLNYLKPDIRRGNLSPQEQLLILDLHSKWGNRWSKIAQYLPGRTDNEIKNYWRTRVQKQARQLNIESNSDKFFDAVRSFWVPRLIEKMEQNPSNTYCCPQNNNNNNNSLLPPSQSYDSMSKQTYTDISGKNPGISNTDGSASSSTFMPDLMTVPHFMDHNTIIDSSMCYHEGNDQELGGYIPGMEEYYMRNSDISTDCHVAEAYEDVTQDPMWNVDDIWQFRG